The nucleotide window GAAGAGGGTCTTTTCACATGTCAATGAAAGGGTTTCACTGATAATTATGCAGGGAGGAATATTTGTATAACTTAGGTCTACCCGAGACAACTAGATGATGCAACTCTGCCAAATGAAGTCCAGAGACATTTATTTTGTCTCAGCTGCTCCTGCATTCATAGGCTTCACCTTTGACCCTCAAGTCTCCTCAGGCAGGAGGCACAGAGGCTCCATCCAATCAATTGTGGGGGATCCAGTCCCAAGCAGTGCATCAAGGGAAATCTTTGTAGGTCCAGTCCACTAGATTTTGGGGCTTTGAATAGATTCCATCTCGCATGACCTGGTTCTGATTGACCTTTGCCCTCGGAGCCTAGACTTCTGGGGAGTTTAGGCATGCCGCTACTGGCACCAGGATGGCTGCTGTTGACCCTAAACGTCGCAATGGGACTGGAGAATTCAGCTAGTCGCATAACAAGCTTTACGTGTATCCAACACACATTCCGTAGGCGCGACCGGTCCACCCCTTGACCAATTAAGACTGACTGGCTGTCACACAACaacccctgtctttctctctcctccatcatacACACTGTTATAGGCTAGTCTAATAAGAATTTCTCAATGGATGCACACGTACATCAGCTAAAACATGTATAACAAATATCTTAGGTCTGCAAACACACCTTCCAAATGTGTAGTTTCCAGATGGTAAACATGCCAAATACAAAAGCTGTTATCACCATCAATGGGATTGCAGCAATGCAGTAGCCTATGACGTTTAATTCATTCTAAACTAATGGCCATCTTTACACTCAATCAGGCATCATTCTACTACACTGTCTACCATGTGGTCACTGTAGCATCTTATGTGTTTCAACGAATGCGCCGCCCCTAATTTAGACACGTGGAACAGTCAAATACCCCGCAGACCAGAACCACTTCCGCAGTACATTTTCCacagaaaacaaaaaataaCCCTTCTACACAAGCGAAAGGTGAATGCATTTAAAAACGTATGCCTTCTTTCATGGTACAGCAGCAAATGAGCCAAAAACAAGTAACAATTGTGATTTAGCGGTCTGGTTTAAGGGGTAGAAAGGGCTCTCCACGAAAACGAAGGAACCCTGGGTCTTCTACTTGGACCAGGGGGAAGGCTAGCGAAAATAAACGAGTCTTAAACGGACAAACACAAGGGGGAAGGGGTGGTCACCGAATACATTTCTTGAACTTAAAATAATCCGTATAAGCGTATGGAACCGTTAATAAGTTAATCATGAGCGGGTAAAATTAAAACAATTAAACCATATAACATTACCTCTGTACTCAGCTGTAATCCGTTGAGTTTAAGTGTTGTTGTTTGTAACCGGGGGACTTGTCCGTTGGGCTCGCAGCTGCTCTGTTCCTCTCAAACGCAGCATTGGCGGCGATGGTCGTCGGTGTTTTCCGGTCGGGTTACGTTACAATCACATGACTGTGTAAAAGCACTCAAAAACAGCGGTTGTAAAATTCGTTGGACGGGGCGCCAGATGAATTCCCGTGGGGCACCCCCAACCGCActgtgtcactgagctgttatcCACCACACGTTCAGTTATCGTGAAGACAGTTAACCATACTATGTTAATTTATTCAGTCTCCGGTTGGGGCACGTTAAATATAAACCGATTAAGGGGGAAATAGCCGTAggtcacccaccccacccccacactgaCAGATCACGTTGACTGCAATCGTTAGTTCACTGTCGGTGGCATTTGCATTTTCGGTTGAGAGCCAACATAGCGAGCTTCCTGTAAACAAACGAACTTGCAGTGCTGGCAACGGTTCGCGAGACGCCCGTTTGTCATCCTGGAAGGTTTACGTTTAAGTATTATCAATGACAAAACCACTGCTATTTTATCTTGGAGTGGGACTGATGGACAACTTTTTGATCCTTTGGTTATGTTTAAAATACGATTgttttcatttaaaatgttcacaatttGTCAACTGTACTAAAATATTGACAATTTGAGAAATATTGTTATTAAAATATCAGCAAATTCAGTCCGTGATCGTTGCAATCAGACTAGTTGATAGTCCTAACCTAGGCATATTTGCAGCGTTTGGAGGTTAACATTTTTACAGCAAAATAGGCTACACTTAAGCTACACTTGGAAACAGGCTACAATGTCAAAGGAAGAAAAAGTGGGCATAGGTAATACAATATATCCTCAGcaaaagctgggaaaatgattTTGGTAAACCAAGCTGTTAAGGAACaacaagaaggaatacaaaaaggtagttcttttttttctttttatcggACACACAAGAGTCCTATTCCTCCACAGGAAACGTTTTTGCAGCTACTTctgtagttaaataagtgacTGTACACCACATAAGCTATTAGGCCTATGCCTTCTTGTTATGTTATAGATGGCTGTTACGGTAGAGAATAATTTCTCTGGATATACTGTTGAATCCACACTTTTTTTTCATGGCAACAGGATGTGAGCCAAatgactggagacacacacagacacaccatacacacaatgTCTGCCAGGAAACTCAGGAGCTGTGggaggtaccacacacacaatgcaccaGAGGCAGACCTAAATTAAGTAGGCtacataggcctactgcaaaTATTGCAATTAAGCACACACCCATCACCACTGACCCAGGACCACTGACCTATTGAGCACGGTTGCAGACTAATTCTATgacttcaacaacaacaaaaaaacacacacacacacacatacaggttgaGGACAAGACCAATTAGAGATTGCGGTCTGACTCAAATTCCCATTTGGAATCCATAGTTCAATCAATATTGTGGTTAAAAGACCACAGAAAGCAATCTGGTCAAAGTGCAGGAACACGCTACCACAACAAGCCATTGAAATCAGACATTGGACTTTACATGACTAATTTCTTTTAGATTTTTCCAGAGGcaaaattttgtttttgtttcaaaaCTCAAATAGGTATTTCCAATAGGCTATATTACTAGGCCTAGTAAGTTATTACAACAATTAAATAGCCTATTCAGTATGAGGATGGCATATTTGCACATAGGCCTACAAAAGGCAGTAAAGGCCTACAAAAGAATTACTATGTGAATCAATCCTGTAGTCCATTTTGTTTCCAGCATATTAACCTTAGCATCAGCAGCACAAGCTTAACTATTAACCATTCAGGTCACATCAAATAATaggcataggctatatttaggccTACCGGTAGGCTAAACATGACCTATTCAGTGTTGTGACTGCAGAACAAAAACAACTGTTTAAGGCTTGATGTTATGGCGTGTTTTGAAACCAGAGTGTTTGAGTCACGCAATACAGATaccctctcgcccctctctaCGGTTCAGAGAAACAGATCCGGACAGGGGTGGTCGGTGGGGGTCGGGCTTGAACACCGAAGATTGGCACAGCTGGACATCAAGGCTTCACATGCTGGAAACAAGGCAGTCAGGTTCCTATGGTGACGTTTGAGTAAACCAGTTTAAGGGGCAAAACATCGGAAGTATAGGCCTAGGCTAAATTATGAAGGATTTGAATTAGCAGCTTATCTCTTAAACCATGTGCatcaatgtaggctatgtttaATCAGGCTATGTCCTGCAGAGTTAAACGTGATCATGCAAGGAGTGGAATGTAGGCCTGTACTCACGTCTTGTTCAGATTTTTTAGTTTAAGAGTAAACTATCTCAAAATAGACTTAATTTATTAGACGCGTTAGTATTATAGCGCATTATATAGGCTGTTGTATCGTTCCAAAAATGTGTAATGTTGGGATCTTTTGATAgtaacatgtttttgttcattgTTGCATCTGTGTGCAAACATTCTGTTACATGTAGGCCACAATCTGGAACCCTGCATCCCGCTGGCTTCAAAAGGCCTGCTTTGACTAAATTCCTTTGGCACACCAATCCTCCTATTCCCGCCATGGCCTATGGCGTTCTGTAGTTACTTGATATGGTGGCTTAACGTCTCCATGGCAACTGTCGCCCTCTGCAGAGGACGCCCCAAAAGATGCGGTAACATAATAGTTGCCCCCGGGGCGAAGCGAAGTTCGTGAGGACTCAGATCTGTTGGATTCATTGGCCCCCAGGTGGTGTCTGAAATCGTCACTCTCTGATCCCCAAACTCAGCAGCTAGGCAGGCAAGCACAAATCAATTCATCTGTGAGTGTGACCAGCGTCAGTTTGACATTAGCCTACACGAATTGGCTACTGTAGTTCAAGGAAGCCGTTAGAGTATTGGCAAGCAACGAGGAGCATTTAATGTATGACTGGACAGCATCTTTGATTCAGTCTTTACAAACATTATGTAGCCGAATTATCTGtagtaatattttttttttttctgagttAGGggtaaaaaaatatacattgaCCGATATCCTATAGCCTAAACCTATGAGTTTAGCCGCGGCTAATACTGTAATGGGGTTAACTACTTGACGTGAGATGGCAGCATTGTGTAGCCTAAGGCTCCTGGCATTGTGTCAAAACTGGCAGAACCCGTACTGTAGCTAGTTCTTTATAGCCTAGGCTACCTTTAGTGAACTATAGTTTTCTAGAAGTTTCCCCATCGAGTGTACGCATATATGGCAAGGCACAGATTTGATCGTTTTTATTAAACGATCAACCTGATAATGAAAATATATCTATTAATTAAACTTACTGTAATGAACAGAAAAAACACTTGGACATTTATGTTAAAAAAAAGCATTATAAATgagcaaataataataataaaggatCAATACAACATTAGCAGAAAAAGTTCTGACCCAAAGCTTTGGTGATGAGAGACTATACGAATAAAGTTGCATTTCAATGTCTCTTCCTGGTTGCATTGAATCATGGCGTCTGTTCAATCTCTGCACCAGGGAGTCCCACCAGCCCTGTCTGCTAAAGTTGTTGAGTATGTTGGCCGTTACATTGAGACCACGACTATTATTTACACTGTTTAGTATAACGCAAAACATAGCATGGAAAGATAGAGCTAAAATTATTTGGTGTCGTCGTAAAAGACATGTATAATGTGACAGCTAGGtagcatgctaatgctaatgctaTGACAGCACCACTAGCGAGCTAGCTGAAGCTTGCTATTTCTGTTTAGAGGTTTGCACCAGACGTGATACTGCACTCTTTTTGCCATATTTAATCTATTGCTAGCTTCAAAAAAATTGTGGAATTGCTGGCGACCAGCTATTCATTAGTGTTTGTCTttgttagtgacttccacacttATGTTGGATCCCCAAACTGGCAACCGTAACACAGACGGAATTTGAATTGCCATGTTTTTCATTAAATATTGATTGGCAATTCTGCCTTCAAATTGTTGGTTTCTCTCCTCTATTTTTCTCCCAGGTCATTTGCATATTTGACAGTGAGGGACAGGTTTCCGACTATCTTGACCAGGGTCATTGACACCATCCACCGCAGTAAGAACAAGTTCTTCGAGGAATATGGAGAGGTAGATCGCTACATTGTGATGCTGTCAACATGTATGGTTAATTACTTAGGAATTTCTATAACTAAGATAGTAGAATGACTGTAGAAAGCTTATTTACTCTGTTGTACCAAGCCTATTTCCTCTTACCGAATCACCCACAGCATCAATCCTGCTTTCTTATCTAAAGTCTGTTGGTTATATCAATGTTTTTCTCTATTCGCTCTGCTTCCATAGGAAGGCGTCCAGGCTGAGAAAAGGGCCATCTCCTTCCTGTCCAAGCTGAGGaatgagatgcagacagacaagccTGTGCTAGCCCTCTCTGACGGCCTGGAGGACACAGACTCCTGGAACCAGTACCTGCTGAGACAACAGAGCCTGATGGGTGACCAGGACTCTGTCAGCTGGTTCAAGTCCCCCTGGCTCTATGTGGAGTGCTACATGTACCGCCGGATACATGAGGCCATCTGGCTCAAGTGAGGAGGGACGATTAGAGGGAATTTAATTGGTTAAGCCATTGATGTTTTAAGTTATAGCACAAACATTACTTACTTAGAACATACAAAGACTGCTTTTACAAGAGAGAATTTTTATGAGACAGTGAATACCAAAAATGACATTCTCgctttctctgttttctctctgtgtcagtcCCCCTATATGCGACTTCGATGCATTTAATGAAGGAAAGACCCAGAGTTACTTTGAATCCCAGCAGGCTGTGATAGCCCTGTGTACCTACCTGCAGGGGCTCCACAGAAACATCGGCGAGCTGTCAGAGAGCCACTTACTGGAGCAGTTTCTCAAACTACTGCAGGTGAATACATGGCGTCACCACACATGCCTGGTTTCTTGTTTTAGTTGATGAAGTAGTAACCCACTTCATGCAAACCTTCCCTTTTCTTCCAAGGTTTCTCTGTGGGGAAACAAGTGTGACTTGTCCATCTCTGCTGGTCAGGATAACTCCCAGAAAGCCAATCCAATCGACTCTCTCGCTGACCTCCGACCTTTCATCCTTGTGGATGACTCCAACATGGTGTTGTCGACCTTGACCTCAGCTCAGAGACAGGGGGAGTCCGGCCAGCCCTCGGCTGGTAGGGTGGACATCGTCCTGGACAACGCCGGCTTTGAGTTGATCACCGACCTGGTCCTGGCCCACTTCCTGGTCTCCTCAGGTCTGGCACGCGAGGTCCGTTTCCATGGTAAATCTATCCCTTGGTTTGTCTCCGATGTCACTGCTCATGACTTCCAGTGGACCATTCGCCAGACTcttgcagccaatcacaaatGGATGTCCAAGAGTGGCGCACAGTGGCAGAGCTTTGTGCGGGAGGGAGTGTGGTCCTATCACGACCACCCGTTCTGGACGCTGCCCCACGAGTACTGTGACATGGCAGCAGACGCTCC belongs to Osmerus mordax isolate fOsmMor3 chromosome 8, fOsmMor3.pri, whole genome shotgun sequence and includes:
- the armt1 gene encoding damage-control phosphatase ARMT1; this encodes MASVQSLHQGVPPALSAKVVESFAYLTVRDRFPTILTRVIDTIHRSKNKFFEEYGEEGVQAEKRAISFLSKLRNEMQTDKPVLALSDGLEDTDSWNQYLLRQQSLMGDQDSVSWFKSPWLYVECYMYRRIHEAIWLNPPICDFDAFNEGKTQSYFESQQAVIALCTYLQGLHRNIGELSESHLLEQFLKLLQVSLWGNKCDLSISAGQDNSQKANPIDSLADLRPFILVDDSNMVLSTLTSAQRQGESGQPSAGRVDIVLDNAGFELITDLVLAHFLVSSGLAREVRFHGKSIPWFVSDVTAHDFQWTIRQTLAANHKWMSKSGAQWQSFVREGVWSYHDHPFWTLPHEYCDMAADAPDLYATLQGADLIIFKGDLNYRKLVGDRDWEHTVPFDRALRGFGPAPLCSLRTLKANVQVGLQHGQGENLSVQEPGWMTSGKYAVVQFFSPHREQ